DNA from Agarilytica rhodophyticola:
TTGGAACAAAAAACGCCTACTTTGCTAAAGCTCTTTATGCCTCTTATATCGGGTCGAGGACACTAAAAGCCAGTGTTAAGGCCAATGCCAATCAAGAAGTACGCTTGGTACTCAAATGCCTGATTGATGCCGTTAAAAAAGGCGTTTTAGTGTCTGATTAGATTTTTGGCGCTAATTTAAAATCTATATAAAAGTGCGCTTGCTTTTATAAATCGTTTAGAAATTCGAGCAGCTGCTCTCTTTGCACTTGATTAAAGCGAAGCACCATATTTTTCGCACTTTCTGCTTCGCCGCCGTGCCATAACACCGCTTCCAAAATATTACGCGCGCGGCCATCGTGCAGGAAGCTGGCGTTTGGGTTGACGGTTTTTACCAAACCTAATCCCCAAAGGGGAGGGGTTCGCCACTCGTGTGCTGTTGCCTGGAATTCAATGGCAGTTTGCTTAGGAGCCGTTTGGTTACCTATTGATGTGTGTGAAAAATCTGCGAGGTCATCACCCATATCGTGTAGAAGTAAGTCTGTAAAAGGTTCTATTGCTTGGTTGGCGAGTTGAGGAAAATCTACATGCTCGACAGTAGTATAGGACTTAACATGGCAAGCATTACATCCGGCATTATTAAATAATTGTTCACCAGCTTGTACGCTTTGAGCATTAGGATTACGGCGCTGTGGTACTGCTAAGTGACTGGCATAAAACTCTATGTTATCGAGCACTGAAGTGGCGACTTCATAGGGATAGTCGCTCATGCTATCACCGTTGCCGTTGGGTGAATTTAAACAGTCTACTTGGTGGCTGATACATCCTTCTTGCAAGAAAATTTCTGTTGTTAGCCCCATATCATTATTAAAGGCTGCGGCAGCTTGTTGCCTTACTGAAGGTTGTCCTGCTTTCCAACCGAAACGACCGAGTTTTGTTTGTTGATTTACAGCATCCCATACGGTGTTGGCTTTGCCAGAGATTCCATTATTGTCGCTATCTGCGATATCTTGCTGGCTGCGGATAATATCTTCATCAATAAGGGCGAGTAAACCTAAACCAATCATCGGTTGTGTGACCCGCGCCGAGAATATGGTGTCGCTGTTAAAGTCGTAGCCTGAGCTTGCGTAGGTGCTTTCGAATTGCCATTCGGGTTTACGCAATTCTACGCTAAAACCGTCTTCAAAAGTGATGTTGTGATAAGTGTAGCTAACCGCTAAGTTCACCTCGTTTTGAATATTGAAAATCGATCGCTGTTGCAGCTGGCCGCCGACGTTTGTATCGCCAACATTAGCTAAGCGGCCTACCATCATGTCTGTTCTTTGTTGTTCGCTAATGTCGGATTTTGCTGCTTTAAATAAAATTGTGGAAAAATCATTTTCACTAGCCGAGCCGGTATCGCCAGGAGCATGTCCACGACCATCCCGTATATGGCAGTTTTGACAAGCATTATTATTAAACAGGGGGCCTAAACCATCGCGTAGTTCAGTGCTAGAGGTTTTTTCCACCCATGGATTTTCAAAGAAATCATCGCCAATGTTAAATTGTCGAATCTTTTCTACATCAGTTAAATTAGCCACATGAGAAGAAAAAGAATTTGAGGTGGTATTGTTTACACGTGTGCTATCTTGCGCGATAACGGGAGTGGGCGTTGGTGAGGTAGTGCTTCCGTTGTTTTGCTGATTGTTACTATTATCGTTACCACCGCTGCCACTGCATGAAAATAAATTAAATAAGGCGAGGCCTAGAATTATACTGTTTGTTTTCATTGTACTTTATTGTGATCGAAGTTATTGCGCCTTTGTAGGCGCAATAAAGGAAGGAAATTAAATGAGTATGAACCGTACCCTAAGTACTATTGTTAGTCGCGGTTAGCTGCCACTAATTAGTCGCCGTCGCCGCCACCGTTAACATTGAGTTCTTCTAATGATAACGCCTCTCTGGCAAGGTTTAATTCTAAACCTAATTGGATTAAATCGAGGCTTGCTGAGTTTGCGTTATCAAATTCTGTATTACCTTGTCCCAAACCAATAATCTGATCAAAACGTATGGTATTGTTAGTACGTTCACCAGTTTCTAAAATTTGTGACATTTTGCTTTCAATGTTAATCATTAACATATCAATGGTTTCATATAAATTTTGATCGCGTTCTCGCAGTAAATCACCAAAGCCTGCTCCGCTATTTTCTTTGTAAGTGCCGTAGAAGGCGTTTTTTATCCCTTGGAAATTATGATAAATCGCCACATGGCTTAAATCACTAAAGCAGTCATGTTCTTCTTCTGGGTCGCCGGTTTCTAAGGCTGTGCCCATACGTGCCGAAGCCAGTTCGTCGTCAGCCATAACTTTCATCGAACCAACAATATAAGCCAGTGCTTTGTCGGAGTTGACAAAGTTATTGGCCAAGGTGCCTTCTGTTTGTATCGCTTCAGGGCTCCACTCGGCAACCATTGCCGTTAGGTCATCTACTAATAATTCCGTCACCACCCTTAGATACTGTGCTCGACGTTCGCAATTACCGTTGCTACAACTATCTGTACTGTAATCACTTGCTGGTCGCACGCCAGCACCAGCATTAACGCCATTTAAATCTTGTCCCCATAATAAAAATTCAATGGCATGGATACCCGTAGCGACATTCGCGTCATCATTATTTAAACCATTTTGTGATGTTAAGAACGCTTTGGTAATCATGTTGCTGCTGGCAATAATATTATTGCTACTGTCATCTTGTGTGTAGTCGATCAAGCCCTCTGCTAGTGGCCAGGCATTTACCTGTCCCTCCCAGGCATCCACACTTTCGATACCGCTAACACCGGTATTAGTGTTGAGGGTGATATCTGTATCCCAACGCATGACTTCACTTTGTTGGTAGGGAATACGCAGCGCTTTATAGGCTGTTTTAGCCTGTGTCAAATTGTCTTCATTGGGTTGATCCAAAAAAGTGCTAATGGCTGTTTGAAGTGTTTGTGCAGCACTTAGTGAATCTGAATAAGCTGAATGTGCAATTGTTACATAGTTATCAATCACTGCTTTTTCTGTTACTGGTTGAGGTGTGGGTGAGGCAGATGACGATCCGCCTGAAGTGCCGCCCGACGAATTATTACTGCCGTTGCATGCGGTGATGATGGTTGCTGCACTGATAAATAGTAAAAATGCAGGTGTTAAGAACGAGTGCCCTTGCATTATATGAATTCCCCTAATAATATTTGATAATCTAAATAATAATGATTATCATAATCGTGTGTTTTAACGATTTCAAGTAAAGTGCTTCCGTGATTTCTGATACTGCTAATTTTGCCTCTGTATTTGTTGCTGTAGTAG
Protein-coding regions in this window:
- a CDS encoding di-heme oxidoredictase family protein — encoded protein: MKTNSIILGLALFNLFSCSGSGGNDNSNNQQNNGSTTSPTPTPVIAQDSTRVNNTTSNSFSSHVANLTDVEKIRQFNIGDDFFENPWVEKTSSTELRDGLGPLFNNNACQNCHIRDGRGHAPGDTGSASENDFSTILFKAAKSDISEQQRTDMMVGRLANVGDTNVGGQLQQRSIFNIQNEVNLAVSYTYHNITFEDGFSVELRKPEWQFESTYASSGYDFNSDTIFSARVTQPMIGLGLLALIDEDIIRSQQDIADSDNNGISGKANTVWDAVNQQTKLGRFGWKAGQPSVRQQAAAAFNNDMGLTTEIFLQEGCISHQVDCLNSPNGNGDSMSDYPYEVATSVLDNIEFYASHLAVPQRRNPNAQSVQAGEQLFNNAGCNACHVKSYTTVEHVDFPQLANQAIEPFTDLLLHDMGDDLADFSHTSIGNQTAPKQTAIEFQATAHEWRTPPLWGLGLVKTVNPNASFLHDGRARNILEAVLWHGGEAESAKNMVLRFNQVQREQLLEFLNDL
- a CDS encoding imelysin family protein; this encodes MQGHSFLTPAFLLFISAATIITACNGSNNSSGGTSGGSSSASPTPQPVTEKAVIDNYVTIAHSAYSDSLSAAQTLQTAISTFLDQPNEDNLTQAKTAYKALRIPYQQSEVMRWDTDITLNTNTGVSGIESVDAWEGQVNAWPLAEGLIDYTQDDSSNNIIASSNMITKAFLTSQNGLNNDDANVATGIHAIEFLLWGQDLNGVNAGAGVRPASDYSTDSCSNGNCERRAQYLRVVTELLVDDLTAMVAEWSPEAIQTEGTLANNFVNSDKALAYIVGSMKVMADDELASARMGTALETGDPEEEHDCFSDLSHVAIYHNFQGIKNAFYGTYKENSGAGFGDLLRERDQNLYETIDMLMINIESKMSQILETGERTNNTIRFDQIIGLGQGNTEFDNANSASLDLIQLGLELNLAREALSLEELNVNGGGDGD